In a single window of the Cydia strobilella chromosome 13, ilCydStro3.1, whole genome shotgun sequence genome:
- the LOC134746940 gene encoding homeobox protein Hox-D11-like, translating into MLISHDSGHDAAPGPQRGGGGGGLGGRGGGGGRGGGAGGARVRAARGAGGQPVLVVRRAGPDAAAAAGPAAATSLLLLLPSAAGESPPGGAARGSRRGVLLVRVGRVLGGGARHAPARARARRRRGPRPVGAPRGPTAGMGALRPTRLQLRRRRITIISLT; encoded by the exons ATGTTGATCTCACATGACAGTGGGCACGATGCCGCGCCTGGGCCGCagcggggcgggggcgggggcgggctcGGAGgccggggcgggggcgggggccgGGGCGGGGGCGCCGGTGGCGCGCGTGTGCGGGCTGCGCGTGGAGCTGGTGGGCAGCCTGTCCTCGTCGTGCGGCGCGCTGGACCTGACGCTGCCGCTGCCGCTGGTCCTGCTGCCGCTACCTCCCTCCTCCTGCTCCTACCATCTGCTGCCGGAGAGTCACCGCCCGGCGGGGCTGCCCGTG GGTCGCGGCGCGGTGTGCTGCTCGTCCGAGTCGGCCGGGTCCTCGGAGGAGGAGCGCGCCACGCCCCCgcccgggcccgggcccggcgccggcgcgggcCCCGGCCCGTCGGCGCTCCCCGCGGCCCCACCGCAGGAATGGGAGCCCTACGACCGACCCGACTCCAGCTCCGACGCCGACGAATAACGATAATATCTTTAACCTAA